The genome window CCCAGAGTTTCCTAACTTGGGAAAGTTTAGAATCAGTAAGGCGAAATGGTGTAGGCTTGAAAGGGCCAATGGCCACACCAATTGGAAAAGGTCATCGTTCTTTGAACCTCACCCTTAGGAAAGAACTGAATTTGTTTGCCAATGTCAGGCCTTGCTACAGTCTACCTGGCTATAAAACTCGGTATGACGATGTAAACCTTATAACCATCCGTGAAAACACAGAAGGAGAGTACAGTGGACTTGAACATCAAGTAAGCTTGTTTCAGCAATTTGAATTTGCTTGCTTTCAAAGCATACAACAATGTCAAACTTAATAGAGATCTTAATTCTTGTTCTAGGTAGTAAGAGGCGTGGTTGAAAGTCTTAAAATCATCACTCGTCAAGCAAGTTTGAGGGTGGCAGAATATGCCTTTCACTATGCCAAGGCCCACGGAAGAGAAAGAGTATCTGCAATTCACAAAGCCAATATTATGCAGAAAACAGATGGTTTGTTTCTTAAGGTATATCTGTAATTGATACTTAAACTGCAGACTACATAATTGTTGATGCTATTGCACATATTGACTTTGGTTTAGTTTTTAATTGCAGTGTTGTCGTGAGGTAGCAGAGAAGTACCCTGAGATTGTATACGAGGAAGTGGTCATTGACAATTGCTGTATGATGGTATGTCAATTTTTTAAAGTAATATTATGTTTTTAATATGCATTGCATACATCTTCATAACTATGGTTATGAATTCCTTTATTGGCAAGTTTGTATCTTTTGAGGAAAAGATTGGAGAATGTTTCTTTTTCATACATGGAAATTGAACTATAATGCTTGTCACTTGTGTTTCTGTGCACAGCTTGTGAAGAATCCTGCACTTTTTGATGTGTTAGTGATGCCTAACCTTTATGGAGATATTATCAGTGACCTTTGTGCTGGTTTGATTGGTGGTTTGGGCTTAACACCAAGGTATATACATAGTTTCTTTCATTCTCGAATATAGTGCATCTATAACATCTGGtagcatttgattttctttgcagCTTGAATATTGGCGAGGGAGGTATTGCCCTTGCTGAAGCTGTACATGGTTCAGCACCTGATATTGCTGGAAAGGTTAGCATTTACCTAGTGGTTTTTCCCCCATATTGCATTTATCTTTGGTTTCTTACTAATTCATTTAGAAAAATCCTTATGCACTTGCGTAATTGGCTTCGTGTGCTTTTCTACTCTTTGTTATGTAGAAGTTTACTTCCTGGGACTTTATTGGTATTAAATTAGTTATAGTCACTCTCATTAGTCATTAGTAGGAAGTTTCCTACATCCTCTACGGTGTCCGTATGCAAGAAGTTGGTTCATGGTGGTATGTTGAAGCTCATTCTCACTCTTGAGCAACATGGTGAGTATTATTGGCGAACAAGCTGAAGCTATGTAGAAGTTGTTTGGGTATTAGGTCGCAAAGAAATGCTATAATCTTCATAGGGAAGTCAGTCAGTACTCTATTGGGAGAGAACTAATTAAAGTTCTCAAGTTCTATGGTTGCCTTATGTCTGGTTTGTTTTTAGTTTGTTCGGTCAGGAAATCAGTGAAAGTGTTCTTGCTTTGGGATTTCCTTCCTATCTTTTGGATGAACACCAACTCCTCAACTGAGACAATGAGGACAGTGCCGTGTATTAGTTTCTGTTAttgcagaggcttcaaagtgtTTGTTGAGTGCTTCTAATAACTTCTCTTGACTAGACTAATGATCTTGGGGATGGACTAAATCATCTTGGACATATACTAGCTAAATTATTTGACCATGTTTCTAATTTGAGGTAGAATTTATTATGCTCTTGGATGCTTGGTTGGCAGTTCAGATTCAAACCCAAATGGAGGAAACGTGAATCTCTCTTCCATCTTCTTGTCCTTACTGTATGGTTTTTAATTGTGTGGAAATGGTTATTCATTAgtctatttatatattttagcCTTTTAAGTGGTTTCCAATGCACTGGTAGCTACTAAGTCCTCTTTTCATTTGGTCAATTTTTACTTAGAACATGGCAAATCCAACTGCTTTGCTGCTGAGCGCTGTTTCAATGTTGCGGCACTTGGAGCTACATGATAAGGCAGATCGGATCCAAAACGCTATTCTCAAAACTATTGCAGAGGGGAAGTACCGAACCGGTGACCTTGGCGGCTCTGCATCGACAACTGATTTTACAAAAGCAATTTGTGGTCATCTGTGAAGACTCTCTGTGGAAgatttaaattttgaaattttgagtagaaAACAAATTGTTCATTGACAGGCATCCTGTCGGTTCCATGGTTAAAACCTCCTTTCAGATATTGTTGATGGTGAATAAGACTGCTTCGTTTTTTAATGGATATGAAGAACCCCCTTCCAGTTGTGCACGGATAATTCTATGGATGTTCATGAAGTAAGTTGAGGTGGTGCATTTTTTGTGCTCTTCGTTCATGCCACAACCACAAGTGAACCATATCATTGATTTGACCCGTCTACTAAGAATTGCTTTCCTGAATGTCTTATGTGCTAAGGATAAAATGTCTTCGTGTTAAATTTTATTTAGGTTTCAAATTACGTTCTGTCGTCTTTTGATGCTAGGGTTCAGATGAATGGTTGGTCCAAAATTCACAGGCCAATGCCCGGAATTGGCCTCTGAAACAAAAACCTGTAGTTCTTAAACCAGTCTTTGTTTATGGAAGTGTAACGTGTCCGGGTTGGTCCGCTGCCTCTGGTAGGCTGGGCCGGCCCGTACATCCATCGTCGCTGGCTAGGGCACTTGGGTGGGCCGGACAAGCCAATCCGTCTATCTTCACAGCCTGGCCCACCCAATAAGCAGAACCAGACATACATGATAATGGAAAACGACACCATACAAACATGCCCAATATGAGCCTAAATGGAAAACGACATCATACAAACATGCCCAatatatgagcctaaactcagaACTCAGGTCATTAGACCGCACACAACTCAAACCGTTAAACCCACGCACACAAATTCTAACCTGAAAACCAGCACGTGGCCAACAATTTTCTTGTCCCTAATATGTGGTCTTGCCATACAAGATTCTACAGAGCAAGTTGACACAAAACACTTGCACTTCGGGAAGACCGGAATAGAAAAAACTTAAGAACGAGAGCATTGCTTTAGAATACACCAGTTTGCCATAATTCGGACAATTGACAACTGAATTTTGGATCTACATTTATCACATTCATTGTTATGAGAAGATTTCTACAGGTTTAAGATCATGCGTACTTGCATATGATAGCTAGGGGTACTGGGCTACGACAGAAAGGACGGGCTTTTACAGCTAAATTAAGTAAGGTTCCTGATTATGGTTAACTGCTGACCCGCAAAATATTGTTCAACTAGACTTCTTCCGACGGACATTTCTTGCACCAGGACTAGCCAAATCAACTTCAGCTGCAGGAACCGCTGGTGGGGAAACATGGCTACTGCGTGAAAGCTTCATATTGCGGTCCCTTGGATATGGATGAACATTTGCCAGGTCACGGATCCGTCGAAACACAGACTTTGGTAAGGGACGAACTGCATGCTTCAGCTTGTCCCCAATCTACATTGAAGATTAAAATTATTTCCCAACAGTGACAGTTTCTTTCCACTAGAAGAGTACCAAGTCTAATCTAcaacaaatttcttttccattttGCAACAAGTCCCAGAAAGGCATTAGATGAAGCAACTTTTTAATAGTGAAAGAAAGCAACGGTTAAAACACCAACCTCTTTTTGGCCATTTTTCTGCTTTTGTTTCTCTGCACTGCAGGCCTTCAGAAGATTTCTCCATTTGTCCTAGAGAGGTAAGCAATAACAAATTGATTTTCTGTCCACAAATATGAGCTGTTTAACTTTATAAAACAATGAGAGAAGTACCCTCAGATCCACGGGCGTGCGATAAGCTGACGATGCAAAAAGGAGCCTCTTTATATCAGTCCACCTTCCAACTCCATACTGAGAAATGCCATCCACCAACTTCATTACCTCAGAAAGGGTCCACATCCTCTGGTGCTTCCTCCGGTCAGCAACAGTTTTAGATCTTCTACCCAAATTCACAGGTTCTTCATCAAAGTCAGAAACTTCATCCTCAGATTGGTGCTCCTACACAGAAgcagaaaatataatttaataatctaaaataagaaaagtagttttcaggattaatttttttttaaaaataaggaTCAAATGAAAGACAAGCTCTGAAGGGGACATGTACATATTTCTAGGGGGTGAACCATTAGGAagtcattttcaaaaatttcactAAAATCATCTCAATCTTTCCAATGTAAttattcaattatttatttttatacaaCTGCTTGTAGCTCTTGACTTCGTGTAAAAGGATAGACTCATTTGTCCGCCATGAACAACTACCAATAAATTAGACCAAGGGAAACACTGTGGTGGTATGATTGCAGGAGGAATATAGACAACGAACTGAAGCGAGCAGAGACCAGGATCTCACGTTTGTTGTCCCATTTTATCCTCATCACAATAACAGTCTACCTGGAAGACCACCTATGTAATTAATCAAGTCTGCTAATCTATGGTAAAATGCTTGTTAAGCAACATGCTTATTAACTATGAAAGAGCAGAGCAAGAGGGTTATCTTTACAAACATATAATTAAGATTGAAGTATAAATTTAAAGGATGAAACCTTCCATACCAATACAGGTGTAAGTTTCTTTGGACGTCCTCTGCGTGGCCGAGTTTCATGCAATGCAAGAGTACTGGTTCCACTTAATGGTCCCTCCCCTTGATCATATGCCACTGCCTCTTGAACCTGATGTCCTTTGCAGGATTCAACCTTGAGGTATTTGTCCTTCGAAGTACCAGTAGGAATGTTCTGTATTTCCATTATGTCTGTCAATTTCGGTTTTGAGAATTCGTCAACGAACCTCCGAGTTGGTTTACGCAATCTTTTCTGTCTAATAGATGCACCAACTTTTGTCACCATAACAGAGCTTTTTCCTACCTCATCAGATGACATCCCATTTACCATAATACAGGGTTTGTCATTATCTAAGTCATCAAGATTTCCCATATCAGGTGAAGTAAGGCAGATTTGCTCCTCAAATGGTCGATGGCACCCACATTCACTTCCAGAGACAACATGTAACTCACAAATGGCCACATTATCAAGCAAATCACTCTTGCACCCAGATTCTAGAATAGTTGCGGTTGATGTATCTGATGCTCCATTTGTGCCATTACTACTTCCACTACAGCCCGGAGAATTACTTTCTGAATGTGGATTCCGAAATCGTAAACCTTCATGGGGAGGACGACTGAAATCAGAAACTTTGTCCACAAATTCAATATctgcaattgaaacaaaaataatagACATTAAGTTTTATTTCACTTGGGAAAGAAAGGGTAACTATATTGGGTATCAAAGTAGAACTGCACAGACAACCATGAAGGTTTACCCCAGAGAAAATCTGCACATGCAGTAGAGAGATCATATGCTGCATGAATATCATCAACTTCATCAACTTCATCCAGCAATCCATCAAGAACCTAATTAAAATACCTCTTAGATTTAACCACAGCCAAAAATAGTCTGAAAAGTGGATCGAAATTTCAACTCAACAAAGAAGCAGCAGAAAATAAGTTCGCAAAGACTAGAGGGCACATAATGTCACAACTTTTGGCAAAAGCCTCGTGatataaaatagtaaaaagAGGTACATACTTCAAGCTTTAAATCATGTTCTCCTGCTCTAGTTTCACCAGAATCCAGGGCACCttgtcaaaatgaaaaaaatctgccattattttttaacaaaatgaTAAAGTAAAAGCCAAAtggggccaaaaaaaaaaaaaaagcacatgcAAACAACAACATCAACTGTTCATTCATTAAATGGAAAGTTAAGTAAACCTTTGCCGTAAATCACTTCAGTTAACAGATGAACCCAATCTCAATGAAACTGctcaattattatatatatcatatatgactCAATTCACATCCCATGTGTGCATCTCACTTTACAAAACTAACATTACATTCACAAGAAATATATCATAACTGTTAGAGCAAATGTCTACAGAGATTAAGAGATATTCAAGAAATGGGCAATATTAAGATACTACAGTACCCATGGAAGCTTGAAGTTAGAAAAATAATCAAGTTAAGGATTAATAACGAGTAGGTGATTTACCTAAATATAATATTACAGATGTACATATGTATCACACAATTTGCATATAAGACATCTCATACTAAATCATTCATGATGAAGCATATGTATGTACATTGATTGCAGTGAATACAGAAGTGGAATAAGTGAATTAACAAAATCAAACCAGAGCTCTATGTTTCAGATTTAGCACAGTTAGCTACTTAGTTGCTCCTGCTTTCACTTCCTTCCATACCAATTCAGTttacaccccccccccccccaaacaaaaaaaagaccaCAAAACCCAGACAGTATGGATATCAGGCACAGATGCAAGAAATGTATTCTGATTGACTGATTCATACACAAGTTCGCATCCACTTATATAGCATGCATCACCATCAAAATCCCATCGGCACTTGATTAATATGTAATGTCTGGTAACGGAGAAAGAGTTACTGGAGATGAATTCTCATAAGGCAGGCAATAATAAGTCTAAATAATATGGATGAATTCTCATAAGGCAGGCAGTAACAAGTCTAAAAGTATATTACCATGATACGATTTTGGGTCAAAATCATATCCAAACGGATATTCCCCCATTTGCAAGCATTTTGCCGAGCTTAAAATACCGTGCAATGAATCAGGATCACGTTTAGGTTCTGCATGTACATTCTCAACTTCAACGGCTTCATTTTTTATTGCAGGAACCACAGATTCATCCACCTTTGTCTAAAGAAATAGCAGGGGGGGGGAGTGTCACAAACTACAGAGCTTAATTAAGGGTAATCACGTACGATAAAAAAAGTTGTACAAAACTGCATATCATCCCGCAAGAACATTGGATGTTAAATAAAAGAGAGGATATGGAAATTGTAAGATCAAGCAGTTTCTTCGATTCCATTTCATATTATGCTCATCAGCCCTAAATCACATCTCCACACAAGTATAAAAGCATTTGTCCTTTCTTAAAAGAAAGGAGATACAAATAATAACCTTTCGGCATCAAAAGTTGCTTGTCTAGATGCCCCATAAATATCTTTTGCCAAAGATAAATCATAATTACTAATCCAACCACATCATGGAGTTGCGggagtgcaacctagaggtcacatgttcaatccCTTGAAACAGTATCTCCAAATAGACTAAAGGTATCACTGAACAGCCATAAACCTATTCAAACATTTAATAATTCAACAACTTGGTGAGACATTAACAGCGACCCATGTCCATCCAGTACTTATTCTGCACATAACATTTCATCCTTCAAGACTTTGAGAGTAAGTGTCACATCTCCTTATCCACAACTTTAAAATACGAgtatcttttttcttctttttttttgttcctctgAATAATTGAACCCATCCCTGAGACCTTGCTCTCATTTGCCGTTCTTATATTACAAATCTACAgcttcttcaaagttcaaaccaccCCCTACTCTTCAAGTCAGCTATTCATAacattttagtatttttagttCAGAGTACATTAAGAATCTAATTAATCTTGTACGTAGATGAGCATGAAAGTCTCACCCTTTCACCAATTATTTCTCACTTTCCCGTTTATTTGCCATGCTTTTATACTTTGTACGATTCACCTGTAAATAATATGCCGAGAAGTCTAATCAAcattctttttctctgttgAATAAGCACATCACTGACGTCATAACAATTTTAATTACTCCACCAATGATCAAAATTTCCTGAAAATTCTCATGGCTTCATATTTACCATTGCCTCATAATTTATAACTGCATTGCTACAAATGCGAGCTCAATATGCAGTGGACACCAATAAACCGAATCAAAAGTTAAGAATAAAATTTTGGATTCAATTCACCAAATGGAATCATGTTTAAATTTCACCATCATTCTAAGCCATAAAGTGCCCCAATCCTTAATGCTATAGTCCACCAGTTTAAATTGTATAATATTAAGAATAGGCCATGCAACATATCTAACAAAACTTGCTTGTGTACGATCAACTAATGCAATTACAAGAACCCAAATTAtcacttaaaccctaaaccaaagACGAGCAATAAAAACGAGCACAGTACACTGCTAGGCAAATCAGTGGTGTTAATGAGAGGAATAAAATAATAACAGTCCCCTAAATTAGAGGGACGAACAACAATGTGACCAATGCACATAAATAAAGATCAAACTCCAAAGATACAACTATTTTGGATGGAAAAAAATTTTTTGAATGGGAAGATACAACTATTGTGAACATGCAaacattaaataacataattcTAACATCAAAGATCAAAGATCTCTCTAAATAAATGCTAGACTGGACTGCTGAAGTAATGATGTCTCACTTAAGCCGCAATTTGTAAACTGATTAGATTCTCATTTAAATGAAACAATAACATATCCAATGCAGAGAAAAAGAATATACGAGACCGACAACGACGATCaattttacttaaaataaaataactatcTAGCTCGATCGATTTCACCTTATCCatttatgggaaaaaaaaaaatttactcgctctctctttctttttcacgCGTTCTCGGGAACCAAACACAAATTAAGTGAACGGCAAAAGCGACCAAAAAAataggataaaaaaaatgatccGATAAAACAGACCTTAGTCATCAGTGAAGAACCCGCAGCTCCGTTGAACTCTTCGATCTACAAAACCTCAAGCTCGAAAAATCTACagagaaacatgaaaaaaatcaggaaaaaaaacacaagatcTATTGCAACATGCAAGTCGATAGAGAGACGAAGAGGCCGAGAGCAGGGAGAGATAAAAGATCTGACCTGAAGgggagagaaacagagagagagagagtgcgaTGTCAGAGAAATTCGGGCGAATGTTCGAAACCAAAAGGATCAAAACCGCCAAAAAGCGACACGAAACGGAGGGTATAGAGGGAGGAGAGATGGATTtggtctctttttttatttatttatttattattcgaCGGAATCCaaatggtttttatttttctacactGGCAAAAGTTGTCACCGTAACATATTTTGTATTTCAAGTCCGCTGCTCCGACAGTGTGCCCACTGCCCAGTTAGGACAGGTGGTCaacattaaataattataaGATTTTGTccaaaaatataacaaaaaatacGCCGCTTACTGTCTGTCCACGTAAGTTCCCTTGACGGTCTTTATGACCCCGATGGACTCGGCGACGACGAACTTTCGCTTTGAGGCCTGCAGTAGGCTATTGGGCTCGCAATCTCAATTGGAATCACTACGAGCCCACTAAAGATCCAACTTCCAAGCCCTTTAAACCAGCCCAATGGACACACAGAGTCTCTCCTTTCCTCCCTGGCAGAACGGCGCCTCCAATAATCAATAATGGAGGGGAGGAGATAATCCGTCTCATCCATCAGTGAACGGTCCAGAGAAAAGGGTTTATCTATTTGTCAGTAGATATCTTTGTCATCTACTTCTTCGGACTTTATAGCATTAAAAATATCATCTTTATCTGCATTTCTATTAGGGTTTTGATGGCCAAAGCGAAGGTTTAGTAGAGTGTGTTTCGCAATTTGTTTCAATAAAAACCCTAGGAATCAAATCGGATGGGGGCATATCCGTGACATTTGCCCATAAATATCTTTACTTCCACCACTTAAAATATCTCCCTCATCTGCTTCGCCTACAAAACCTTATCTTCAATTCAGTTGAAGCGAAAGAAGTCATAACAAATCGGCTATGGCTTCTACTGTTGCTACTTCTCTGGTTCTTCCATCTCTAAACCCTAATGCGATATCTTCTGGGAATTCTAAATTCACTTCTATTTCCTTATTCTATCATTCTTCATTTAAGCCAATCTCGGcttctgcttctttttcttgctcctTGACTCCGTTTGCCTGTCAACCTCTGTCATCTCGTTTTGTGGCTAAGGTTGCCATTTCTTCGGAGCTTGGGGAGGAAGATACCTACGGGGAGGAAGAAGATAGGGCTAGCTTTGCTCCTGACCTTAAACTTTTTGTGGGTAACCTTCCTTTTAATGTTCAAAGCTCCGACCTCGCGGATCTGTTCGGGAACGCTGGAACTGTTGAGATGGTCGAGGTATTATACTATTATTTATAACTTCTTTTCCTTGTTTATTAGAAGTTAGAGCCGTCTAGAGAGCTGTCTCGTACGGCTCTTCCTAAGAACTTGAAGCCCCATTTGTGTCGGGACTGGTTAATATGACCTTCAAGCTTCATTGTGATggcaatttttaattttgttgtggaAGTTTTTCTGTTAAAGAATAAAATTTATGTGCTGAAGTTATTACTTTTGGCAGGTGATTTATGACAAGAATACTGGGAGAAGCAGGGGATTTGGTTTTGTCACTATGTCAAGTCCTGAAGAGGCTGAGGCAGCCGCTCAGCAGTTCAATGGCTATGTAagcgtttcttttttctttttatttttttgcttctGTTAGTGATCTGCTGAGCATTTTGTAGTTCTGCTTATTGTGCAAGGTGGGTATatcttttaataaaaaaaggtaaacaagccCATGCACATGGTAAACAAACCCGTGCACAAGGCACCCATCGGGGTCGGGGATACGCAATGTGTACGCGGAacttactcccacataatatgacataatatgtggaggtgTTGTTTCTAGAGATTGGACCTATGACCTTTGACAACCCTGCAACTGGTATATcttgtaaaaaaatataaagaaccCTTGATATTATACATCTTTTCCAACTTTAAACTTAGAAAGTTGGTTGAACTGAACTTGATTGTATGCACATGCTTGCATAAAAGTCTTTCTGTATATTGCTTGGTAGTCTGCGTTTAGGTTCTTGAACGTTCAGTGAGTCAATATATTTTATCCCCAATAAAGTGTGAGTTTATTGACAACTCTATGTTTCACCGGCATGGTTTATGGGGCTAATGTTTGTCTTTATCTAATATTGAAGGAATTGGAGGGGAGGGCATTGAGAGTGAATGCTGGACCTCCTCCACCAAAGGAATCTTCTTCTTTCAGAGGGTCCAGATTTGGTGGAGGTGGTGCATCTtatggtggaggtggtggatcTTATGGTGGAGGTGGTGCATCTTCTGGTGCAGGCAATCGTCTCTATGTTGGTAACCTTCCCTGGAATTTTGATGATTCAGCTCTTCAGAACCTATTCAGTGAGCAGGGAAAGGTTGTGGAAGCCAAGGTTGTGTATGATAGGGATAGTGGTAGATCTCGGGGTTTTGGATTTGTTACCTATTCTTCTTCTGAAGAGGTTAACAATGCCATTGAGTCCTTGGATGGCGCTGTAAGTTTTCTTGACCTTACCTACCTCTTAAGGTTTGATATCTCTAAAATGTACCATCGCTGTGGAAATTTATTTTACATGTCATATTTTAATGACATACAATTATGTTATGTAATTGTACACATATGTCATAACATTATGTCCAAAACCCTCTTTTCAGTTATGTTGATAGAGTGTGTGTTATTTGCTGATTAAATTGTTTCGTCGGGTGCAGGAGTTCTCAGGCAGATCAATTAGAGTCTCTGTGGCGGAATCTAAACCTAGACGTCAATTTTGACTGATGGATTTCTGATAGCATCCCCTAAGAGAACTATGGTAGTATTCTAAACCCACTCAGTTGCATTTAGGGGTCTGGCTAATGCTTTTACATATTTTGTAAGAATGCCTGTCTGTTTGCTTGCATTGTATTCAAACCCTCTGCAAACACCTATCCTTCTTTATAGTTCTCTACTTCTAGGATTTGGGTCTGCCGAGGTTGTAGAAGCAGATATGGAAATACATTTCACATATGTACATTAACTGATTGATATTATGAGCCTAATTGCCTGCGTGCTGTTCCTCAATTTTATTAccgtgtttgattttttttgttagtcATAGCAGACAATAGGTTCTGTCCGGTTCTCTCTCCTCAATATGACATCAAACTGTGCCAATTTCTGTAACAGGGAGCTGGGAGATGCAGCTACGATTAATTTTGCTGCTCAAGGAAGATTTGTAGAACATGCCCCTTTCTTTTTTATGGTAGCTGCATCTTGGGCTTAGGGGCCGATGGTGTCTCTAATCATGCGTTTGCCTTTCGATCAACGAGAGCTGATAGTTTGTGTTTTACCTATCTTGATGTTGATTCTGAATACCAGATTCCAGTTAACAGTTATATCCATTGTCTAAATTCGAATtataaatgactgaattggctTTTGATATTTGTTGTGATAGAGTAATTGTGCTTTTTAAATGATTATGTTCAAATGGAAATCTTGGATGTGCATGTTTATTATATTTGCTGGCGTAGAATGATAGATTTCTGACTATTGAATAAGTTTCCTTAAAGCAAGCCGGATCAAATATTTGATTGGCCCAGCAGTCGACATAACAGCATGTTTTTCCCTAAGTTGGCCGAAAAGAGTAGCCATCACTCCTGTTAGGCTTTGATTGGCCTAGCAACCGCCCCTAACCTTCAAATTTCTCTCCTTGCCGTAGCTGAACAAGGTATGaacaaaatgtaaaaattattGAGCCCTGTGGGGGAGATACCATTTTGCAGCGAAGGCCATTCTACTTCATCCCTTGTGATTCTTACCTAGTGGGATAAGATACAGCATTCAGAACGTTGAGTTTAGGGTTGCAGCGGTTGCCTATCCTTCCCTTGAttctgtttatttttattagatTTCACTCTTTTTGCCAGAGAAAACAGCAGAAGCATGTTCGAGTGAGCTAATACCAATATCAACAGTGGAGtgtatttgttgatttgttgtcCATTGAATTAGGAAACGAATGTGTGTTTTATATTCTGTAGTGCTGTAGGCAAGCATCCTTAAATAGTGACAAATGTGAGGtgcaaatataaaataaaaaaatttgtgtgcatgtgcAGAGAAAGCTTGTTAGGCCCTTTTAACTGTTCTTTTGAATCTTGATAAATTTGTTCAAAAAGGGGGCAGCATTATCATCTGCATTGTTTGTGGAAAAACTCTGAAGCAAAGGAAGTTTTGATTTTGTGCTGCTCTGTTCTTCGGCACTTGTCTGTTTGTTTGGCTTGTATATCGATGAAGTCTATGGCATTGTTTGCGTTGTCTTGACCTGTAAGTGGAATATGTGGATTCTAGATTCTAGCCTGGCAGTGGAAATGGCCAT of Tripterygium wilfordii isolate XIE 37 chromosome 13, ASM1340144v1, whole genome shotgun sequence contains these proteins:
- the LOC120013843 gene encoding isocitrate dehydrogenase [NAD] catalytic subunit 5, mitochondrial-like, with protein sequence MASQILKRVLGSRSRQILSGNPSPTFLSESSTLVRAFSSPSTPIRATLFPGDGIGPEIAESVKQVFQLAEVPIEWEEHYVGDQIDPRTQSFLTWESLESVRRNGVGLKGPMATPIGKGHRSLNLTLRKELNLFANVRPCYSLPGYKTRYDDVNLITIRENTEGEYSGLEHQVVRGVVESLKIITRQASLRVAEYAFHYAKAHGRERVSAIHKANIMQKTDGLFLKCCREVAEKYPEIVYEEVVIDNCCMMLVKNPALFDVLVMPNLYGDIISDLCAGLIGGLGLTPSLNIGEGGIALAEAVHGSAPDIAGKNMANPTALLLSAVSMLRHLELHDKADRIQNAILKTIAEGKYRTGDLGGSASTTDFTKAICGHL
- the LOC120013185 gene encoding uncharacterized protein LOC120013185 is translated as MTKTKVDESVVPAIKNEAVEVENVHAEPKRDPDSLHGILSSAKCLQMGEYPFGYDFDPKSYHGALDSGETRAGEHDLKLEVLDGLLDEVDEVDDIHAAYDLSTACADFLWDIEFVDKVSDFSRPPHEGLRFRNPHSESNSPGCSGSSNGTNGASDTSTATILESGCKSDLLDNVAICELHVVSGSECGCHRPFEEQICLTSPDMGNLDDLDNDKPCIMVNGMSSDEVGKSSVMVTKVGASIRQKRLRKPTRRFVDEFSKPKLTDIMEIQNIPTGTSKDKYLKVESCKGHQVQEAVAYDQGEGPLSGTSTLALHETRPRRGRPKKLTPVLEHQSEDEVSDFDEEPVNLGRRSKTVADRRKHQRMWTLSEVMKLVDGISQYGVGRWTDIKRLLFASSAYRTPVDLRDKWRNLLKACSAEKQKQKNGQKEIGDKLKHAVRPLPKSVFRRIRDLANVHPYPRDRNMKLSRSSHVSPPAVPAAEVDLASPGARNVRRKKSS
- the LOC120013432 gene encoding RNA-binding protein CP29B, chloroplastic-like; translation: MASTVATSLVLPSLNPNAISSGNSKFTSISLFYHSSFKPISASASFSCSLTPFACQPLSSRFVAKVAISSELGEEDTYGEEEDRASFAPDLKLFVGNLPFNVQSSDLADLFGNAGTVEMVEVIYDKNTGRSRGFGFVTMSSPEEAEAAAQQFNGYELEGRALRVNAGPPPPKESSSFRGSRFGGGGASYGGGGGSYGGGGASSGAGNRLYVGNLPWNFDDSALQNLFSEQGKVVEAKVVYDRDSGRSRGFGFVTYSSSEEVNNAIESLDGAEFSGRSIRVSVAESKPRRQF